In Pelecanus crispus isolate bPelCri1 chromosome Z, bPelCri1.pri, whole genome shotgun sequence, the following are encoded in one genomic region:
- the ISCA1 gene encoding iron-sulfur cluster assembly 1 homolog, mitochondrial, producing the protein MASSVVRATVRAVSKRKIQATRAALTLTPSAVQKIKQLLKDKPEHVGVKVGVRTRGCNGLSYTLEYTKSKGDSDEEVVQDGVRVFIEKKAQLTLLGTEMDYVEDKLSSEFVFNNPNIKGTCGCGESFNI; encoded by the exons atGGCCTCCTCGGTGGTGCGGGCCACCGTGCGCGCCGTCAGCAAGCGGAAGATCCAGGCCACGCGCGCCGCCCTCACGCTG accCCATCAGCTGTTCAGAAGATAAAACAGCTTCTTAAAGATAAACCTGAGCAT gtaggTGTGAAAGTAGGTGTTCGTACAAGAGGATGCAATGGACTTTCTTACACGTTAGAATATACAAAATCGAAAGGAGACTCTGATGAAGAAGTAGTTCAAGACG GGGTTAGAGTGTTTATTGAGAAGAAGGCACAGCTGACGCTTCTAGGAACTGAAATGGACTATGTAGAAGACAAACTGTCCAGTGAATTTGTCTTCAATAATCCAAACATCAAAGGAACATGTGGCTGTGGAGAAAGCTTTAACATCTGA